Proteins from a single region of Bos javanicus breed banteng chromosome 7, ARS-OSU_banteng_1.0, whole genome shotgun sequence:
- the NMRK2 gene encoding nicotinamide riboside kinase 2 isoform X1, which translates to MKYIVGIGGMTNGGKTTLTNNLLKVLPNCCVIHQDDFFKPQDQIAVGEDGFKQWDVLESLDMEAMLSTVQAWMSSPRKFARAHGVSVRLDASDTHILILEGFLLYSYKNMPGGSGVVCFGPRVLTVSSTPARPLVDLYSRRYFLTVPYEECKWRRSKRSYAVPDPPGLFDGHVWPMYQKYKREMEANGVEVVYLDGMKSREELFHQVLEDIQNSLLNRS; encoded by the exons ATGAAGTACATCGTGGGCATCGGAGG CATGACCAACGGCGGCAAGACTACCCTGACCAACAACCTCCTCAAGGTGCTGCCCAACTGCTGCGTGATCCACCAGGATGACTTCTTCAAG CCCCAAGACCAAATAGCAGTTGGGGAGGACGGCTTCAAACAGTGGGACG TGCTGGAGTCCCTGGACATGGAGGCCATGCTGAGCACCGTGCAGGCCTGGATGAGCAGCCCCCGGAAGTTCGCCCGCGCCCACGGGGTCAGTGTCCGACTGGACGCCTCAGACACCCACATCCTCATTCTGGAAGGCTTCCTGCTCTACAGCTACAA GAACATGCCTGGAGGCTCTGGGGTTGTGTGCTTTGGCCCACGAGTACTGACCGTGTCCTCCACCCCTGCCAGGCCCCTGGTGGACTTGTACAGCCGAAGGTACTTCCTGACCGTCCCCTACGAAGAGTGCAAGTGGAGGAGAAG taAGCGAAGCTACGCGGTCCCTGATCCCCCTGGCCTCTTCGACGGCCACGTGTGGCCTATGTACCAGAAGTATAAGCGGGAGATGGAGGCCAACGGTGTGGAAGTGG TGTACCTGGACGGCATGAAGTCCCGCGAGGAGCTTTTCCACCAGGTCCTGGAAGACATTCAGAACTCACTCCTGAACCGCTCCTAG
- the NMRK2 gene encoding nicotinamide riboside kinase 2 isoform X2 translates to MKYIVGIGGMTNGGKTTLTNNLLKVLPNCCVIHQDDFFKPQDQIAVGEDGFKQWDVLESLDMEAMLSTVQAWMSSPRKFARAHGVSVRLDASDTHILILEGFLLYSYKPLVDLYSRRYFLTVPYEECKWRRSKRSYAVPDPPGLFDGHVWPMYQKYKREMEANGVEVVYLDGMKSREELFHQVLEDIQNSLLNRS, encoded by the exons ATGAAGTACATCGTGGGCATCGGAGG CATGACCAACGGCGGCAAGACTACCCTGACCAACAACCTCCTCAAGGTGCTGCCCAACTGCTGCGTGATCCACCAGGATGACTTCTTCAAG CCCCAAGACCAAATAGCAGTTGGGGAGGACGGCTTCAAACAGTGGGACG TGCTGGAGTCCCTGGACATGGAGGCCATGCTGAGCACCGTGCAGGCCTGGATGAGCAGCCCCCGGAAGTTCGCCCGCGCCCACGGGGTCAGTGTCCGACTGGACGCCTCAGACACCCACATCCTCATTCTGGAAGGCTTCCTGCTCTACAGCTACAA GCCCCTGGTGGACTTGTACAGCCGAAGGTACTTCCTGACCGTCCCCTACGAAGAGTGCAAGTGGAGGAGAAG taAGCGAAGCTACGCGGTCCCTGATCCCCCTGGCCTCTTCGACGGCCACGTGTGGCCTATGTACCAGAAGTATAAGCGGGAGATGGAGGCCAACGGTGTGGAAGTGG TGTACCTGGACGGCATGAAGTCCCGCGAGGAGCTTTTCCACCAGGTCCTGGAAGACATTCAGAACTCACTCCTGAACCGCTCCTAG
- the NMRK2 gene encoding nicotinamide riboside kinase 2 isoform X3, with protein MEAMLSTVQAWMSSPRKFARAHGVSVRLDASDTHILILEGFLLYSYKNMPGGSGVVCFGPRVLTVSSTPARPLVDLYSRRYFLTVPYEECKWRRSKRSYAVPDPPGLFDGHVWPMYQKYKREMEANGVEVVYLDGMKSREELFHQVLEDIQNSLLNRS; from the exons ATGGAGGCCATGCTGAGCACCGTGCAGGCCTGGATGAGCAGCCCCCGGAAGTTCGCCCGCGCCCACGGGGTCAGTGTCCGACTGGACGCCTCAGACACCCACATCCTCATTCTGGAAGGCTTCCTGCTCTACAGCTACAA GAACATGCCTGGAGGCTCTGGGGTTGTGTGCTTTGGCCCACGAGTACTGACCGTGTCCTCCACCCCTGCCAGGCCCCTGGTGGACTTGTACAGCCGAAGGTACTTCCTGACCGTCCCCTACGAAGAGTGCAAGTGGAGGAGAAG taAGCGAAGCTACGCGGTCCCTGATCCCCCTGGCCTCTTCGACGGCCACGTGTGGCCTATGTACCAGAAGTATAAGCGGGAGATGGAGGCCAACGGTGTGGAAGTGG TGTACCTGGACGGCATGAAGTCCCGCGAGGAGCTTTTCCACCAGGTCCTGGAAGACATTCAGAACTCACTCCTGAACCGCTCCTAG